From a single Lactococcus carnosus genomic region:
- a CDS encoding relaxase/mobilization nuclease domain-containing protein: protein MVATKHLLAVHSVARMKRALAYIMNVNKTTIDDVDETQPDFDFKRSFDSDGVIQKQLVSGYLIDDVETASEEMLLTKQLALKKKGNSKSFFQSAEKDVLVHHLTQSFSPDDKLTPEEIHEIGRKTAIELLGGEHEFIIATHVDQKHIHNHIIFNSTNQRTLKKFEWHAKKTYNAYRNISDKHAALAGAYIIKPETRRLKQYGSYHREINFKDEIKSRIDFLLRHSISLGDFENKAAALNLSVDWSGKHTTYKLLDHDQKKSTRARSLVRRSEAPKYNLEQIFDVTKRNDGVVLSTSEIKASYDKEQKSLQEEFQLRFTLEPWQVEAQTDEGVYVNLDYGRGKQGTVLIPARSLEQEGGRLEVFINKNDFFYFINPDNSKDNRYMTGATIAKQLTNENATPLIKKNSHISTIHRLVEQYNFLSCNGVTSGTQLEDLLDRFNNELDATESSLNQLDERLVRQKQVSKALLASQSGESFEQELAQKLLTSLNIPEHLTYEKSEILADQIEIETEALRDRYKNIGEQFDKIDDIILEYNYEKDTDNKNSFIN from the coding sequence ATGGTTGCCACAAAACATTTGCTAGCAGTACATAGTGTTGCAAGAATGAAACGAGCACTTGCCTATATCATGAATGTTAATAAGACAACAATTGATGATGTTGATGAGACACAGCCGGATTTTGATTTTAAACGCTCATTCGATAGTGATGGTGTCATTCAAAAACAATTAGTCAGTGGTTACTTGATAGATGATGTAGAAACTGCTTCAGAGGAAATGTTATTAACGAAGCAGCTTGCGCTAAAAAAGAAAGGTAATAGTAAAAGTTTTTTCCAGTCAGCAGAGAAAGATGTTTTAGTTCATCACTTGACACAATCATTTAGTCCAGATGATAAGCTGACACCTGAAGAGATACATGAGATAGGTCGCAAGACTGCAATCGAACTTTTAGGTGGTGAACATGAGTTTATCATTGCGACACACGTAGATCAAAAACATATTCATAATCATATTATTTTTAATAGCACGAACCAGCGCACTTTAAAAAAGTTTGAATGGCATGCCAAGAAAACCTATAATGCCTATCGTAACATCTCAGATAAGCATGCGGCACTGGCAGGTGCTTATATCATCAAACCCGAGACAAGACGTTTAAAACAATATGGCAGTTATCATCGTGAAATTAATTTTAAGGATGAGATTAAATCAAGAATTGATTTTTTATTACGTCATTCAATCTCGCTGGGCGACTTTGAAAACAAGGCTGCAGCACTTAATCTCAGTGTTGATTGGTCAGGTAAACATACGACTTACAAATTGCTTGATCATGATCAAAAAAAGTCCACACGTGCAAGAAGTCTTGTTCGCCGAAGTGAAGCGCCAAAGTATAATCTTGAACAAATCTTTGATGTGACTAAACGAAATGATGGGGTCGTGCTTTCCACCTCAGAAATAAAAGCATCCTATGACAAGGAACAAAAAAGTCTTCAGGAAGAGTTCCAGCTACGCTTTACATTAGAACCCTGGCAGGTGGAAGCACAAACAGATGAAGGTGTCTATGTCAATTTAGATTATGGACGAGGGAAACAAGGTACTGTACTTATTCCAGCTCGTTCACTTGAGCAGGAAGGTGGTAGACTTGAAGTCTTCATCAATAAAAATGATTTCTTTTATTTTATTAACCCAGACAACTCAAAAGATAATCGGTACATGACAGGTGCAACAATCGCTAAACAATTGACCAATGAGAATGCGACGCCTCTGATCAAAAAGAATAGTCATATCTCAACTATTCATCGCCTGGTTGAGCAATATAATTTTCTTTCTTGCAATGGGGTAACATCAGGCACGCAATTAGAAGACCTGCTTGATAGGTTCAATAATGAACTTGATGCGACAGAAAGTTCACTAAATCAGCTTGATGAGCGGCTAGTACGTCAAAAACAAGTATCAAAAGCTTTACTTGCATCTCAGTCAGGAGAATCGTTTGAACAAGAACTTGCTCAAAAACTTTTGACCAGTCTAAATATACCAGAACACCTTACGTATGAAAAATCAGAAATCCTTGCAGATCAAATTGAGATTGAAACTGAGGCTTTGCGTGATCGATATAAGAATATTGGAGAACAATTCGATAAAATTGACGATATTATTTTAGAGTATAACTATGAAAAGGATACTGATAATAAAAATTCGTTTATAAATTAA
- a CDS encoding plasmid mobilization protein produces MIENRQRHIQKLIRLDEQENDFIMDKVKSSGIKSFQNYARHMLIQGKVITNDYSELIGFRKEVNSIGRNVNQIIKYVNTSGEIGREEFTYLMSQVDEMKQVVAKFIDSERVIHESEVL; encoded by the coding sequence ATGATAGAAAATAGACAAAGACATATTCAAAAATTAATCAGACTAGATGAACAAGAAAATGATTTTATTATGGATAAGGTAAAGTCAAGTGGCATTAAAAGCTTTCAAAATTATGCACGACATATGCTTATTCAAGGCAAGGTCATTACAAATGATTACAGTGAATTAATTGGCTTTAGAAAAGAAGTCAATTCGATTGGTCGTAACGTCAACCAAATCATTAAGTATGTCAACACGAGTGGCGAGATAGGTAGAGAAGAATTTACTTATTTGATGAGCCAAGTTGATGAGATGAAACAAGTTGTCGCTAAATTTATTGATAGTGAACGTGTTATTCATGAAAGCGAGGTACTTTAA
- a CDS encoding PBECR4 domain-containing protein gives MSKQDKTELDKKFEAARNQLRQKSILEVAQALGMSFNGNEWTEHDSFKIDFKKNRASWYSQGEDYRNMDVFELVMKMRDVPYRDAYQFVKTGDFKQLEIKHDPKEPFEYKLKPFEDATFSEARAYLKNERQLSDETIDFFIDKEVLVQATRRTNVSDVTELAGDYYYDPVVAFKVLDRDKTVIGTSLVGIGDKAVYSLPGTPVRRKQIGWNSDGLGGLNVSIGTPNRIVIVEAPIDLMSYYELHKDNLQDVTLVALDGSGTKMSTVKRYVLDLASNGHWSQSLDRSGLATAFDMVLENTDLFKKRDNLITVAVDNDEAGKKMVNMFEEQGIPVVVDLPPLHDSQTKNDWNDELKYIKGGKVVTTTQEKEYEMTEINSQMDIKKAPELTQELLSSDGGTFNRNPSFLSDNITKVALQPVEQAQPAFLTDDLLHFNIKNSKIKVRKEGYFPIKENELRKLNLIAPSLQKTAQFYAQNLSGTTVNYIYKDGSDYSTMAVRFEAENFMHLTGIMPYISDSPRTASETLKDFAEGNGNFDNILVSSAFKDKLTVLPLISEIVDSKSFLLDDLSDVEKFKRLQLDKAIKTEDEELLVAFRDVDGIGMPASVIKLKPNSNLKLQMDEHIEDKTILGVFRERDGIFDTLSINDDLVLDGGKELKSILENGQVENILSSETLLEKTESTNLVAEEVGFLIADKMRADAEDEGFLIGDSDHVLEPIYLFPDGSLLDGMTTWGREEVLATGYKTVRDLDHYILTSYIPEALTKGIDNKLPNFEKLGIIRLVPETKVAILPSENITDEQIQTLKKIQPETIVQSWDDKTILLSDLKVQGSIGETKLEPDQNIIDAARTKDVKALSVHLKDGIKQYLNSDQYKLFLNAMSKFHKYSPKNVQMILAQKPDAELIAPAGHWKSEFERFPAKGSKAIYIWDYREKLSKNSDGEVIVDENGKPKKESYFILAPKFDVSQTTGKDIPKAVYELEDGKAFDQVHAANLYRSLKTVSEANGVPVSFENISNGANGFYSPMEHAITINKGMGQTQTLKTLIHEMAHSDLHNNKARETHAYTYSNQELQAESVAYVVAQHYGIDTSSYSFGYLANWSNDKVGLSDLEAQLKVVHKEAKDLITRIDTAMEKVVEVQTSKAASNPFKAKLLEEKEKATQAKEVAGDDQIKKDQGVHRQESGRTL, from the coding sequence ATGTCAAAACAGGATAAAACAGAACTCGATAAAAAGTTCGAAGCAGCAAGAAACCAATTGCGCCAAAAATCTATACTCGAAGTTGCGCAAGCACTAGGTATGAGTTTCAATGGCAATGAGTGGACGGAACATGATTCATTTAAAATCGATTTCAAGAAGAATCGAGCATCCTGGTATTCACAAGGTGAAGACTATCGAAATATGGATGTTTTTGAACTGGTTATGAAAATGCGAGATGTGCCATATAGAGATGCCTACCAATTCGTTAAAACAGGTGATTTTAAGCAACTTGAAATTAAACATGATCCGAAAGAACCATTTGAGTACAAGTTAAAACCTTTTGAAGATGCTACATTTTCAGAAGCACGTGCCTATCTAAAAAATGAACGTCAATTGTCAGATGAGACAATTGATTTTTTTATTGACAAAGAAGTACTAGTTCAGGCAACTCGGCGAACAAATGTGTCAGATGTAACTGAATTAGCTGGAGACTACTATTATGATCCTGTAGTTGCTTTTAAGGTACTTGACAGAGATAAAACGGTTATTGGTACAAGTCTAGTTGGTATTGGCGATAAGGCTGTATATAGTCTCCCAGGCACTCCCGTTAGACGTAAGCAAATTGGGTGGAACTCAGACGGTTTAGGAGGTCTAAATGTGTCTATTGGGACACCTAATAGAATCGTGATTGTGGAAGCACCAATTGATCTAATGAGCTACTATGAGCTACATAAAGACAATCTACAAGATGTCACGCTTGTTGCATTGGATGGTTCAGGAACAAAGATGTCTACAGTAAAACGCTATGTATTAGATTTAGCTTCTAATGGTCACTGGTCTCAATCTTTAGATAGATCAGGATTAGCCACAGCTTTTGATATGGTTCTGGAAAATACAGATCTTTTCAAGAAACGAGATAATCTGATTACCGTTGCAGTCGATAATGATGAGGCTGGCAAAAAAATGGTCAATATGTTCGAAGAACAAGGTATACCAGTAGTTGTAGATTTACCCCCTCTTCATGATAGCCAAACTAAAAATGATTGGAATGATGAGCTGAAATATATTAAGGGTGGTAAGGTGGTAACTACCACCCAAGAAAAGGAATATGAAATGACAGAAATAAATAGTCAAATGGATATAAAAAAAGCTCCTGAGCTGACTCAGGAGCTTTTATCATCAGATGGCGGAACTTTTAACCGCAATCCGAGTTTTTTAAGTGATAATATCACTAAGGTAGCACTCCAACCCGTTGAGCAAGCTCAACCTGCTTTTCTTACTGATGATTTACTTCATTTTAACATAAAAAATAGCAAAATTAAAGTCAGAAAAGAAGGTTATTTCCCCATTAAAGAAAATGAGCTAAGAAAATTGAATCTTATTGCCCCAAGCTTACAAAAAACAGCTCAATTTTATGCTCAAAATTTATCAGGTACGACTGTTAATTATATTTATAAAGATGGTTCAGATTATTCAACTATGGCTGTTAGGTTTGAGGCTGAAAATTTTATGCACTTGACTGGTATTATGCCTTATATATCAGATAGTCCAAGAACTGCTTCAGAAACATTGAAAGATTTTGCTGAAGGCAATGGTAATTTTGATAATATTTTAGTTAGTTCAGCCTTCAAGGATAAACTAACGGTTTTACCCTTAATTTCAGAAATAGTAGATTCAAAATCTTTCTTACTGGATGATCTTAGTGATGTCGAAAAATTTAAACGTCTGCAACTAGATAAAGCAATCAAGACTGAAGATGAGGAGTTACTTGTAGCCTTTCGAGATGTAGATGGTATTGGTATGCCAGCTTCAGTAATTAAACTAAAGCCAAATAGCAACTTAAAGCTACAAATGGATGAACATATCGAAGATAAAACCATTCTTGGTGTATTTAGGGAACGTGATGGTATTTTTGATACTTTATCAATCAATGATGATCTTGTTCTAGATGGTGGTAAAGAATTAAAAAGCATCCTTGAAAATGGACAAGTTGAAAATATCTTGTCTTCCGAAACGCTATTGGAGAAAACAGAAAGTACCAACCTTGTAGCAGAAGAGGTTGGTTTTTTAATTGCTGATAAGATGCGAGCTGATGCTGAAGATGAGGGATTCCTTATTGGAGACAGTGACCATGTGTTAGAGCCAATCTATTTATTCCCAGATGGTAGTCTATTGGATGGCATGACAACTTGGGGACGTGAAGAAGTGCTGGCTACTGGCTATAAAACTGTACGAGATTTAGATCACTATATTTTGACATCATATATTCCTGAAGCATTGACTAAAGGCATCGATAACAAATTACCTAACTTCGAAAAATTAGGAATTATTCGTTTAGTACCTGAGACAAAAGTCGCAATATTACCAAGCGAAAATATCACAGATGAACAGATTCAGACTTTAAAAAAAATTCAACCAGAGACAATTGTTCAATCATGGGATGATAAAACAATTTTATTATCGGATTTAAAAGTTCAAGGTTCTATTGGAGAAACAAAACTTGAACCAGATCAAAATATTATTGATGCTGCACGTACAAAAGATGTAAAAGCGTTATCGGTACACTTAAAAGATGGTATTAAGCAATACCTCAATAGTGATCAATACAAACTGTTTTTGAATGCAATGAGTAAGTTTCACAAGTACTCTCCTAAGAACGTTCAAATGATTCTAGCACAGAAACCAGATGCTGAATTGATTGCACCTGCAGGTCATTGGAAGTCAGAGTTTGAACGTTTTCCTGCTAAAGGAAGTAAAGCGATTTATATTTGGGACTATCGAGAAAAGCTTTCTAAAAATAGTGATGGGGAAGTTATCGTTGATGAGAATGGCAAACCTAAAAAGGAAAGTTATTTTATACTTGCACCTAAATTTGATGTGTCCCAGACTACTGGTAAGGATATTCCTAAAGCAGTCTATGAGCTAGAGGATGGTAAAGCATTTGATCAGGTACATGCTGCTAACCTATATCGCTCTCTTAAGACAGTAAGTGAGGCAAACGGTGTCCCAGTATCATTTGAGAATATCTCAAATGGTGCTAACGGCTTTTACTCTCCAATGGAACATGCCATCACAATTAATAAAGGCATGGGTCAAACGCAAACACTTAAGACTTTAATTCATGAAATGGCACACAGTGATCTACACAATAATAAAGCACGTGAAACACATGCCTATACTTACTCCAATCAAGAACTTCAAGCAGAGAGTGTTGCCTATGTTGTTGCCCAACATTATGGTATTGATACAAGTAGTTATAGTTTTGGTTACTTGGCAAATTGGTCTAATGATAAGGTTGGTTTGAGTGACTTAGAGGCACAGCTAAAAGTTGTTCACAAAGAAGCTAAAGATTTGATCACTCGAATTGACACAGCTATGGAGAAAGTTGTTGAAGTACAGACTAGTAAAGCTGCTTCAAATCCATTCAAAGCTAAACTACTGGAAGAGAAAGAAAAAGCAACTCAAGCTAAAGAAGTTGCTGGGGATGACCAAATAAAAAAAGACCAGGGCGTTCATCGACAAGAGAGCGGTCGAACGCTCTAA
- a CDS encoding type IA DNA topoisomerase, which produces MTTVFIAEKPAQAKSYAEAFSYSQKGDGFISCKDDSIIADEVIITWAIGHLVALDSPKSYYPDWKDDWEVWRDLSKLPIFPESFKYIVSKDKKAHFSKVKKVLKQADTIVWAGDIDREGSLISYLICQEAGVLNKPMKRLWVTDLLPKTIQNGIRELQAIEKSMLQAKEAQARQVSDWLVGMNASPLYAKTLQGLGIDANVSIGRVMTPTLFMIYQRELAIRNFKKETYYEIEADFKHTNGTYRGKSIASKKFDTQIDAEMFIASQSDTEGKIIDVSIKQEKTLSPRLYKLKTLQQKMNTTRKLSAAATLELLQSLYDKKFLSYPRTDVQYISSGNFEQLKNKLADYAAFLDFPVSEFSNLMPNKRYVDDKKVAEHYANIPTEKIPTSSEWAKISEDEKAVYLEVLKATLAMYMSPYEYEQTTIMTQAGSLQFKTTGNVPKINGWKDLLTTNSEKSEQKLLPKVSVQDAVEANVMPMTKETKAPSKYTEATLLTAMETAGKDIDEEELAKALATVKGIGTAATRASIIEKLKTKDANDQAYIKIVSNKIELEPKSFALCKAVSVEKLLSSAEMTGSWELFLEKIGTGEKNQEDFILGIKKFIASLISKVPGDLAKLDFSEEQLLGGKVVVTALPPCPKCQGDLKSTRKAISCLSCDFIVWGTIAKKKLPERAIIDLLEKSETGFIKGFKSKSGKPFGAYLYLKDDFTVGFDFGD; this is translated from the coding sequence ATGACAACGGTATTTATAGCAGAAAAGCCTGCGCAAGCTAAAAGCTATGCGGAGGCTTTTTCTTATTCACAAAAAGGAGATGGCTTTATTTCATGTAAGGATGACTCAATCATAGCTGATGAGGTAATTATTACATGGGCTATTGGTCATTTAGTTGCTCTTGATAGCCCCAAAAGCTATTACCCTGACTGGAAAGATGATTGGGAGGTATGGCGAGATTTGTCAAAATTGCCTATTTTCCCTGAATCATTCAAGTATATAGTATCAAAAGATAAAAAAGCTCACTTTAGTAAGGTTAAGAAAGTACTTAAACAAGCTGATACCATTGTTTGGGCAGGCGATATTGATCGTGAGGGTAGTTTGATTAGTTATCTTATCTGTCAGGAAGCAGGGGTGTTAAATAAGCCTATGAAGCGTTTGTGGGTGACAGACTTATTGCCTAAAACAATCCAGAACGGTATACGTGAGTTACAAGCAATTGAAAAATCAATGCTTCAAGCTAAAGAAGCCCAGGCACGACAAGTCTCTGATTGGTTAGTTGGTATGAACGCAAGTCCTCTGTATGCCAAAACACTTCAGGGATTGGGCATCGATGCAAATGTTAGTATCGGTCGTGTTATGACACCAACGCTTTTCATGATCTATCAGCGTGAATTAGCGATTAGAAATTTTAAGAAAGAAACTTACTATGAGATTGAGGCTGATTTCAAACATACGAACGGCACGTATCGTGGTAAAAGTATTGCATCTAAAAAGTTTGATACTCAGATCGATGCGGAAATGTTTATTGCGAGTCAATCTGATACGGAAGGCAAAATAATTGATGTTTCAATCAAACAAGAGAAGACTTTAAGCCCCAGGTTGTATAAACTTAAAACGTTACAACAAAAGATGAATACCACACGGAAATTATCGGCTGCAGCAACACTCGAACTTTTACAATCTTTGTATGATAAGAAATTTTTGAGTTATCCACGAACTGATGTACAGTATATTAGCAGCGGGAACTTTGAACAGTTAAAAAATAAATTAGCTGATTATGCTGCGTTCCTGGACTTTCCTGTATCTGAATTCTCAAATTTGATGCCTAATAAGCGTTACGTCGATGATAAAAAAGTTGCGGAACATTATGCGAATATACCGACTGAAAAAATACCAACTTCTTCAGAATGGGCCAAGATATCTGAAGATGAAAAAGCAGTATATCTTGAGGTTCTAAAAGCAACACTTGCAATGTATATGTCCCCTTATGAATATGAACAAACAACTATTATGACACAGGCAGGTAGTCTTCAGTTTAAAACAACAGGTAATGTTCCTAAAATCAATGGTTGGAAAGACTTGCTAACAACAAACTCAGAAAAGTCTGAACAGAAGTTGTTGCCAAAAGTATCAGTTCAGGATGCTGTTGAAGCTAACGTCATGCCTATGACTAAGGAAACAAAGGCTCCTAGCAAGTATACTGAAGCAACCCTATTGACTGCTATGGAGACTGCTGGTAAAGATATTGACGAAGAAGAACTTGCCAAAGCGCTAGCTACTGTTAAAGGTATTGGTACAGCAGCGACACGTGCTAGTATTATCGAAAAGTTGAAAACTAAAGATGCGAATGATCAAGCCTATATCAAAATTGTTAGTAATAAGATTGAACTGGAACCCAAGTCTTTCGCCTTATGTAAAGCGGTATCAGTTGAAAAACTATTATCTTCAGCAGAAATGACAGGATCGTGGGAGTTATTTCTTGAAAAGATAGGAACAGGTGAGAAAAATCAAGAGGATTTCATTCTAGGAATTAAAAAATTTATTGCTAGTTTGATTAGTAAAGTACCTGGTGATTTAGCTAAGCTTGATTTCTCAGAAGAACAACTGTTGGGTGGTAAAGTGGTAGTTACCGCCTTACCACCTTGTCCCAAATGTCAGGGAGATCTAAAATCGACTAGGAAAGCTATTAGTTGTTTGAGCTGTGATTTCATCGTTTGGGGAACAATCGCAAAGAAAAAACTACCCGAGCGAGCAATCATTGATTTACTTGAAAAATCTGAAACAGGGTTTATAAAAGGGTTCAAAAGTAAGTCAGGTAAGCCATTTGGTGCATACCTCTATTTGAAAGATGATTTTACAGTAGGGTTTGATTTTGGAGACTAG
- a CDS encoding VirD4-like conjugal transfer protein, CD1115 family translates to MKAQPLHKPIKPYLVLGVLFGYTGHWLYNLYQMADGSLSWIMTYFDAYLGQYWLDSRISIGSVFCSIVGFSVVMLAWYLSTPKVRENRRTGAEHGGAKKISAQETMKFRDEDPQLNMYFSKDAQMGLYNTNLSQEVKTNKNTLVVGLPGDGKTFTYVKPNLMQMHGTYVVTDPKGLLVHEVGAMFKNAGYKIKIFDLVNLENSDQFNVFQYMTNELDIDRITKAIVEGTKTSDNQGEDFWNKAKELLMRSLIGYLYFDSQLRDYIPNLSMVADMLRNLERENKKVSSPVEKMFEDLEKEIPGNYAFAQWELFQNFKSETRSSVVAIASAEFSVFDHKQVTNLIEKDTMEIEKWITEKTIVFVALPEMDTAYRFLSATFFAVIFDKLIKLADDIMQGRNKAFRPEDVQHIRFILDEFANIGIISGFASFQSIIRSREMSVEVILQAMSQLDTSYKNTKKTIINNSAVMVYLGTNDMDTMKLFSDYAGNETINYTTSSRSYAKNGSSSLSSNIMTRKLYTPDEIRTISSKDALVLYAKEYPYVGEKMSVLMHPKHAELANHPSDDNWYEYHRYMTDIDEWYENTLPENITDMTDEFLAITAA, encoded by the coding sequence ATGAAAGCACAACCATTACACAAACCGATTAAGCCATATCTTGTTCTGGGTGTGCTATTTGGCTACACGGGTCATTGGCTGTATAACTTGTATCAGATGGCAGATGGGAGTTTATCCTGGATAATGACCTATTTTGATGCCTATTTAGGTCAATATTGGCTAGATAGTCGAATTAGTATAGGCTCTGTATTCTGTTCGATAGTGGGGTTTAGCGTTGTAATGCTCGCCTGGTATTTAAGCACACCCAAAGTTCGGGAAAATCGAAGAACAGGGGCTGAACATGGCGGTGCTAAAAAAATCAGTGCGCAAGAGACTATGAAATTTAGAGATGAAGATCCCCAACTAAATATGTATTTTTCTAAGGATGCTCAGATGGGTCTTTATAATACAAACCTTTCACAAGAAGTTAAAACAAATAAGAATACCCTTGTTGTGGGCTTACCCGGTGATGGTAAAACGTTTACCTATGTTAAACCCAATCTGATGCAAATGCACGGAACTTATGTTGTGACAGACCCTAAAGGGTTATTAGTGCATGAAGTAGGTGCTATGTTTAAAAATGCAGGCTATAAAATCAAGATATTTGACTTAGTCAACCTAGAAAATTCTGATCAGTTCAATGTGTTTCAGTATATGACGAATGAGCTTGATATAGATCGCATTACAAAGGCAATTGTCGAAGGGACTAAAACATCAGATAATCAGGGTGAAGATTTTTGGAACAAGGCCAAGGAATTGCTCATGCGTTCTTTGATAGGCTATCTATATTTTGATAGTCAGTTAAGAGACTATATCCCCAATTTATCGATGGTTGCGGATATGTTAAGAAACTTAGAACGTGAAAACAAAAAAGTTTCCTCTCCAGTTGAGAAAATGTTTGAAGATCTGGAAAAAGAAATACCAGGTAATTATGCTTTTGCTCAGTGGGAACTATTCCAAAATTTCAAGAGTGAAACTAGAAGTTCAGTTGTGGCCATTGCTTCAGCTGAATTTTCAGTATTTGACCATAAACAAGTTACCAATTTGATTGAGAAAGATACAATGGAGATTGAGAAGTGGATCACCGAGAAGACCATTGTATTTGTGGCCTTACCCGAAATGGATACAGCTTATCGTTTCTTGTCTGCTACATTTTTTGCAGTTATATTTGATAAGCTTATCAAATTAGCAGATGATATCATGCAAGGGAGAAATAAAGCGTTTAGACCTGAAGATGTCCAACATATCAGGTTTATCTTAGATGAGTTTGCAAATATTGGTATCATTTCTGGGTTTGCCTCATTTCAATCGATCATACGCTCTAGAGAAATGTCTGTAGAAGTTATTTTACAAGCGATGAGTCAACTCGATACATCTTATAAAAATACCAAGAAAACAATCATCAATAATAGTGCAGTGATGGTGTATTTGGGTACAAATGATATGGATACCATGAAGCTATTCTCTGATTATGCAGGTAATGAAACGATTAATTATACGACCTCTTCAAGATCTTACGCTAAAAATGGTAGCTCCTCTCTTTCAAGTAACATCATGACACGTAAGCTGTATACGCCAGATGAAATTAGAACAATATCGAGTAAAGATGCCCTGGTATTATACGCTAAGGAATATCCTTATGTGGGTGAAAAAATGTCAGTTCTAATGCATCCTAAACACGCAGAACTTGCCAATCACCCGAGTGATGATAATTGGTATGAGTATCACCGTTATATGACTGATATAGATGAATGGTACGAAAATACGCTACCAGAAAACATTACTGATATGACAGATGAGTTTTTAGCAATTACTGCAGCATAA